The DNA segment GCGCACAGGCTTCCTGCAGGCACTTCAGAAATGGTTTCCAGGCACATCCTCTTGTCTGCTTGCATTTTCCATAGGTTTGAAGTGTTCAGTATGTCCAGTGAGGTGAGTCACTGGCATATGGTGCATGCAGGCCCCAAAGCGCTCGCTTATTTCCCGGGCCTCAGTTTGCCCAGCCAAGGCCTAATTGCAAAGCTTAGAAGTGAACCAGGTTTATCCTAGATGTTGATACAAATCCCTTCAGTCAACAGCTCTTGCCACAATGTGGAGGACTTCTATGCTAATGCATGTATCATGCAGTTTTTCAAGGAATAACATGTAGAGTGCACAGCTGTTCTAATTACACACCTAcccctctctccatttctctcccGCCATGATTTCCACCCTCCATGCTGTTCCTCTCTATCTCTGCCTccatcactttctctcttttttccatctacctccctctctcttcttcccgTAGGTGTGTGGTAGACTGATCCCTCCTGAgtgaggtgggggtgggggtgctcATGGCTGCCGCACAGGGCCTGGGCTGGCTGGGCTTGAGCCTGGCTCTGCTGGCCCTCAGCGTGGTGTGCCAGAGCTGCCCGCCACGGTGTGAATGTGTGGCTCAGCTGCGCTCCGTGTCCTGCCAGCGCAAGCGCCTGTCCGGAGTGCCCGAGGGCATCCCCACAGAGACACGGCTGCTGGACCTCAGTCGGAACCGGCTGCGCTGGATGGCGCCGGGAGACCTGGCGCCGTACCCACGGCTGGAGGAAGTGGACCTGAGCGAGAACCTCATCTCCACGCTGGAGCCCAACGCCTTTGCCAGTCTTCAGGCTCTTCGCACACTGCGTCTCCGGGGAAATCAGCTGAAGCTGGTGCCCATGGGCGCGTTTGCTCGTCTGTCGAACCTCACCACCCTGGACCTGAGCGAGAACAAGATTGTTATCCTGCTGGACTACACTTTTCAGGACCTGCGCAGCCTCAAACACTTGGAGGTCAGAATAACTCATAATGTGAAAAGACAAATCCTTGCAAATGTGACGTCATTCAGTGTTTaatgtctgctgtgtgtgtctgcttttTCCGCCCGTTTCTACAGGTTGGTGACAATGACTTGGTGTACATATCCCATAAGGCTTTCTCAGGGTTAGTGGGGTTGGAGGACCTGACCATAGAAAGATGCAACCTGACTTCCATCTCTGGCCAAACACTGTCCTACTTGCGTAACCTGGTCACTCTACGACTACGTCATCTCAGCATCTCTGCCCTGGAGGACCAAAATTTTCGCAAGCTGTCAGCTCTCAGGGGGCTAGAGATTGACAACTGGCCATACCTTGAGTACATCTCCCCTCTTAGTTTCCAAGGCCTAAACCTGTCTTGGCTGTCCATCACTTACACCAACATCACTGCCGTTCCTTCTGCCTCCTTCCGCAATCTTGCTTACCTGACTTCCCTTAACCTGTCCTACAACCCTATATCTGTGCTGGAACCATGGGCATTCAAAGATCTAATAAGACTGAAAGAGTTGTATATGGTCAGCACTAACCTGCAGACTGTGGAGCCACATGCTCTGGGTGGTCTGAGACAGATCCGAGTGCTCAACCTGTCCAACAACGAGCTGATCACTCTGGAGGAACGCTCCTTCCATTCTGTCAACAGCCTTGAGACTTTGCGGGTTGACGGTAACCCTCTTTCTTGCGATTGCCGGCTTCTCTGGATCCTGCAACGCAGACGTACCCTGAACTTTGATGGCAACATGCCTGTTTGTGCTGGGCCCCCTGAGGTACAAGGCAACATGCTGAGCAGTTTTACAGATTCAGCCCTGTTTgattacttcacctgtcagaaGCCCAAGATACGGAACCGCAAGCTTCAGCAAGTGACAGCACGCGAGGGCCAGTTGGTGTCCTTCTTGTGCCGTGCTGAGGGTGAACCAGCTCCTGCCATCATCTGGATCTCACCGCAGCGGAGACGGATCACTTCGAAAAGCAGTGGCAGGATCACGGTTCTGCCAGGTGGAACACTGGAGATCCGTTATGCCCAGGTGACTGACAGCGGCACGTACATCTGCATTGCCAGCAATGCCGGTGGCAACGACACCTACTTCGCTACGCTGACAGTAAAAGGACAGCCGCTGGACTCGACACTGTTCGCCAACCGCTCGCTGTATGCGGTGGACTTCAATGACACGGGGCTGAATAGCACGCGTGTCTTCCTTAAGTTCACTCTGGACCTCACCACCATCCTGGTGTCCACGGCCATGGGCTGCATCACCTTCCTGGGTGTGGTGCTCTTCTGTTTCCTGCTGTTGTTCGTGTGGAGCCGTGGAAGGGGCCAACGCAAGAACAACTTCACAGTGGAGTACTCTTTCAGGAAGACGGAGGGACCCACCACCAGTGGGACCTCCGGAGGGACCCGCAAGTTTAACATGAAGATGATATGAAACAACGCAGCCAGGGGCCCCCTGGGGGAGGCATGAACACccaacacaagcacacagcGCTGACTCGCAGAAACACAcgcagcagaaaaaaaacatcaagaaGATCCCAGGTCAAGATTTGATCTTAGGGACTGATGTGATTAAGCTTATTTTGATCTCACTGCCTTTGGGAAAGGTATTAATAATTCGACTGCAGCTGATGATACCGTAATTACCGTAACGTGACAGTAAGTCACTTTTTATAAACCGTTTGGAGGTTTGTTAATCTTTGAATTCTAAGCTAAATATGATAAGTTTCCTTTACCCTTAGCTCTATTTGCTTGGGTGGTTGGTTGGTGCTGTCCCACAGTTATGAAGACACTCTTAACAAtacaggtgctacaaaaggttcaaGGAGtcatgccgtagaagaaccatatttgtaaaagagatgtgtgtttgtttgtccaTTTTTTGGTTCTGCCAGGCAACCCACCTGTCCGTAGCCCtagcactaggagggtaaggacataacacatgtctcctccaatacatgtgaagccagacgctgcctcttttcaaactgttgcCAGTGCGGCATTTCTGGGCAGCtgacacgctctgaggaaaacGTTGGGTCCTCAGGTAACCACTGaggcctgtgccggccaacatcgctttaagagtgatgaggggagggaGCACCATCTATCCagccggagagagcatggccaattgtgctctctcagactctgaccgctgatggcaaagcagcatggctcggagCATGGCTCGGAACATGCAGTGGTAGCAtgttagaccgctgagccacttggagcccaagttctttaccagtttaaaggttcttctcaTTGTATCTCATGGTATCTCTCAAACaatcatttgtagcacctttatttttaagagtgtagaactACCAAACAAATGCATAAATCTGAACAGCAACTGAAAGGGACAGGACCACCAACCAAAGCTGAAACTCTTTTCAAAGACTGAATATAGAATAGCTTAAGAACAATGGCATGCTGATGTACTTCTTAGTAACCAGAATTATGAAAATAATCAGTGCAATTAAAACACAGAGTATTTCCATAATGTCTTCAAAATGGAACACCCACATTGAACATCACATGACTGCTGagcgaaaaaaaaaaggtattgaGACCAGAAGCGAACTAAGACATCATTGCTTTAATCACAATAAACATTTGGCCATTTTGCTGCTTAACTACAGCATTAGCAATAATCAAGAAATAACCGCTCAGTCATCGTTTACAACTGAAGCTTGACATTCTGCGATTAGGTGCTGTGTGAGTTGGGAAAAGCACACTGGCCGCAACACTGTGAGTGCTCTGCTGGTAGTGCAGTACCATGGTACTCATATAGCAGCATTGTATCACAGTGGGTGTAAACTAACGTGCAACCAGGACCTCAGGGTCTGGTTAGGAAGCCAAGCCGTGGGTACTGGCTGCACACTTAGTGGATGTACAGTGCTTAGGCCTGAGTGGTGGAGGGCTGGTATGGGGGGACCTGATTCCTTCATATCCTCTCCACCACCGGGCCTAGGCACATGCCGGCGACCCGTAAGCCTTCATGGGGGGGGAGGCTTTTCAGGGCGTCAGGGCCATTTGATGTCAGACACATGCtgtatgcatacacacacatacacatactgttacatgcaaacacacactcatataagCCATATGCATTTGTTATCAAGCACAGCTCCACATTTATAACAAttatagctttatttatttactactgTATACTGACGAGCATGCACAGTGCTATGCAGGGAAAGAACATGTGAGATGCACACACAAGCTTTCCTCACCAATCTTGAGCTTCAGCTAACTGTAAAGTAATACAACCAGagcacattttatttttctattctgCCATTGTACAGACGTTTGTGTTTGATTAACTGACTTAGCAATGAATTCATTATTATGGTAATTGAAATGCATGTTTCGTTCATGGTTGTTGCCTTAGCCTCGCCATGCACATTCTTTAATTATGTTAATTGCCTTgttttttaagggtttttttgCAGCAACCGGCAGTAACAGCATCAAGTGCAATAACAGAGATTATGCTGTTTATTGCTGTTTATTCACTCTTTGAGAGTTTTTACTAGACTGACGATGTAATGTAGGCACAACTTTTTTTCCTAGTCAGGTAGAGGCAGTAAATATGGTGCATTAAGCTAACATGATAATATTATAACCATGTCATAACACCATTTGCAGTCTTTTAATGTCAGTCATTGACATAAGGCTCAATGGTGTAGAGAAGTTTCATGAAAAAATAGGTCCTACGTCATGACACTttatgatacacacacacacatgcacacacaacatATATGAGAAAGGGTGTTTGGTGATGTCATCACCATTGGCCCATTCTCTGTTTACCTTCTCTGACTCTATTGGCGGCCTGTGTGCGAAAGTCTCTGCTTCTCCTGCCCAGTCTTCACCCCCCATTAATCCCCATTCCCCATACCCCGACTGGGTCTCAATGAGGGAGGGGTCCTTGGCTGGTGACCACGGATGTAAATGAAATTCATGACACCCATCTAGCCCATGTGTATTTGACTGTAGAAGGTATTCTCTCTTCATATGTTCAGTTTGGTATGTGTTTTGTACTTGATttgattttgctgtttttttgttttttttcattgatGTTTTGACATTTTGAAATGATCCAGACTTTATGTTGAGCAATTATCTGTTCTCAGTACCGCACTGTTAACACAGGAGTAGTTGGGAATCTGGTGAGGACAGGGGTTATTCTATCTAATCAAACATAGAGACATAATCTAACAGATCATATCTCTCTGATGATTCCCAACCACACCAGGGTTACACATGAGTCTCCCTTCAAGTTGTAATTACAAGAACTTTGGGACAATGTTGATGCTTGGTCTACTAACCTTTAACCTTTTTATAAAGGGTGCCCTTTCATCATCAGTGGTCAATGGGAGGGAATTAATATACGCATCTTCTAGTCAGGGATGAGGCTGTAAGTATTTGCccaaaaagagttgattctcagggtgtgtcccaattgcatactaattAGTAATCCAGATCTTGAGCATGTAATACTATGTATTACTATGTTAAGTATACTTAAATATCCACAATGCATACTTAGAACCGGGCGATTTTTAAGTATGGTTATGATGGACaatattatcccacaatgcaatgcaaaatgcAAAAGGAAGGAGGTGCTGGATGTCtggaaaaatgagaaaaacaaaaaatggcaGATAACATTGCAAGTTCAgcgtatgttggcatagcaacgcttcatcacttcctgttagtactaAACAGTCAGTACTAAAACCcacactattaagattagtataaAGAATAAAGGTGTTTTTATACTTGCAGTTGGGTTCTTCTGGTCCAGACCAAGAAAGAAAATGATACACTGTTAGATTTGAATCCCGGTTCGCTTTGCATTCATAGTGACATATTTGCAATCGAGCCAAAAGGGAACAAGGTGCCGTACAACACACATATGACAGCTGCATAAGGCAGGTGGCTCCCCGGGTCCTGCGTGATCCATCCAATAACTACTGTGAAAATGCTTAAACTTGTCTTATTAAATCACAGCGtctttatctcagtgttaaaCAGCATTTTTGACAAACATGTGCACATGATTCCTGCGCACAAGATGCTGACAAGTATAAACGCACcttagtagtgtagtagtgtagatcgcaattgggacgcagcctcaGACTCCATTATTTTAGGAAATGTGAGTCCACTCCTAAGCTTTGAACCCAGTTCTTGACAAAGACATTCAAGTTTGCGGGTTGGGTTTGGGCCTTCCCACATATTAagatatacacagtcatatcataATATTATGGCCACCTCTGgtttgtaatgaactctatCCATCATATTAGCTCCACCTCCTATATAGGAGGCACTATAAAAAACCAATAGTGTACTATGTACTAAATCAGTACTGTCAGATTAGCCGAGTTTGGAGTTGACTCCAAAACCTCTTAAATGACACAGCCCCTCAGGTGGAAAAAACACAATAGATCTTGTCCCTGTTTACAGCTACAAAGCACTGGAACCCAAAGAACTGGTAATTACGACTTTGCAAATGGGGAACATGATCCAATGGCAGCTGCGTTAAAATGGACGAAAATGGACTACCGCTGTGGTGCGCTCCCTCCTGGCTCAAACTGAAACATTCAGGTCAGCAAATGAAACTTCTGCTGATTCAGATAAACAGATACTGAATTTGATGTCTGGCATTAGATCAATTCTGTGTGTACGTAGTGAAAAAAACCTAGCTGGGAGCTGGTGTTGAGAACAGATCGATAAACCAAAGAGCCACGggtataacaataacaataataatgatgatgatgatgatgatgattctaCGTAAAGAAATGACTCTTTCTGCAGCCCCTTCCACTTTCCTAATTTCTGGCTCATCATTTGAAACGTAGTTCAGTGTTCTCAGACCTCACCGACATCATCAGCAGTGAAGTAGGGTGGAGTGTGCTTGTCGTGAGTACAGTCGATGTTGTCCTTGTGGCCTGTGACTCGGTgttgtttgttagtttgtttgtttgtttgttcggttggttggttggttggtcgAGTTCGTTTCCTAGTTTCTTAGCTCTTTCTGTTAGCATTAGCTCCTTAGCCGTGCAGTCAGTCACTGTGTGTaggtgtggtggtggagggagagaaaggaggcTCAGCCGGGATGTGAAGTCATGCCCTCCCGGCATCACCTGACCTGACCCCCTATCCCAAACCTGTTTCCTCTTCACGGACACTTTTTCTCACGGACTCCGTAGCGATCGGACTGCTATGCTTCAGTTGGAACTGCAttgatgattttctttttaatgtttcCTGTTTACACTTCAGAATATAGAACACAGGGTTCAGTGTTCAGTCTGACAGCAGGCTGCTCTTGTTCGCTAGGTGTCGCAGGCCAAGTTCAGGGGTCCTGAGGACGAGAACTGCGAGTTTTTTTTAACGCAGTCGCCAGCAAgcaatttttttttagcatgttagcatgatGTGTTCCCTCTTCTGAAGTGATGCAGATGCAAACCATGTAATGTTGCACAATTATTTAAGATCAGAGACGTTTGGTCATACATCAAATTAATGTGCTAGCTAATACACTTAAACGCAAAGCACTCGCGTTCTGTCAGAGCAATATCCTCGTCTGAGCGTTCACTGGCTTTCAGGTTTCTCCAAATACGTTCAGTTGAGCCGTTCCAGTTCTGTCACTCTGTTCTGCCCCCTGCTGCTGAGAGCAAGTTTGATGGCAGACAGGAATCCCTTTGACCTCCGTTCCTCCCtcagttctctctttctctctctctctgtttctctctcctccactaTATCCCTCTTTCTGATCCTTGTATTTCTCGCTCACTccaatctctctctcagtctgtctctctctctctctctctctctctctctttctctttctccctgcaTGTGTTTTCACTCTCTGTCCCTGAGGACGGAAGCTCTGACACCTGCCACCCAGACGCAGACTTTGCTGCAATAGGCAAAGCTACAGGCTTCAGAAGAGCTGAAGGGCTCCTAAATGTTCCACCGGTTGGGAAATGAGCTGAGTTGAACAAGAGACTTTGCTCAAGGTCAGAGTACTGATATTACTCTTAAGGATACATCAGCTGGCTGAACTGGTAAAAGAATTGCAGGTACAGCCTACAGCTGGGAAAAAGCTTCTGCAACACTGAATAAAAACCCAACAATCAATCGATTTTAAGGTTCTGAGGTCCCAGTTTATTAGGTATCCATTTGTGCACCCTTTGGCCATTTTACTGGAATCTTCAACCACCCAGGTGGATGTTGAAGGTTGCAGTTACTGATGGTAGGTAAAAATACACTATAAACTCTTAAAGTAAAGGTGTAGAACCAGCCTTGGTGTCCTAGCCTTTAAAAGAGACCTTTATTGGACTATtctttaattaatgtttttttgtttggcacttttaaagcaacactatgtagcatttttaccttagaATATCAGCTTAAAAATcacattgatgctccactgacttattagtattagtaattattagtattagtaagaATAGCATCACTGTCATTGCTAGTTCAGGCTCGCTGCGCTGTGTAAGAATCCTATCGTATCACTGTACCGCCTCAggccacatgcttctttcactttcagtgacggttctgtatctcgcagctcatccagaaaagtgtgtcctttaggggtggctcgaagtgcaaattacactcaccatctgtagggggagcccaggagcaggaaaTGCTAACAattcatagtgttgctttacaATTGTTTATTTCAATTTTTGTATTCAGTccttgagatgtaaacaaagtcattcagagtagttTGCGTTTGTATAACTGAGAAAACTGTTAGTCTAAAATCCAGCTATCTATATCAATTTTTTAGCATTGGATTTGTAGGCCATGGTCAGATTTAGAAAATCagagtatattatattatcttaGAATATTAAGCCCATGTAACTGCACTCAGTGtctacagtacatttacatttatgtcatTTGGCTGAAGGTCTTATTCAGTGCAACCTACGTTCATGAAATAACTTTCAGTGATAATGTTTGTAGAGTCGAGTAGcggaggttattcttgagtaaatagtgaagtacttttgtaagccgctctggataagagcgtctgctaaatgctgtaaatgtaaatgtggttcCATTCATCACCAATGGTAAACTTCTCCTGAACAGAGCATTTAACTCCAAActgctctgaatgactttgttgaCATCGTAACCATTTCATTTAGTAAATCTAGAGAATGCCCATTTAAAGAGCATCTAGCCTATATAATCTAAAGCCCCTACTAATATTCTAATGATTCTCCTCTATCTGTTCTATCTACAGTAGTTTACTGAATATACGCTGAACTTGTTTCTGTGGACATAGGCGGGACTAAATTGGGCCCACCAAATAATCAATCAGAGTTAGCAGTACGTTTAACGTCAACTACTGCAATGCCACTAATTCCCCTAGTTAGTCTAACCTGCTTCCCCCAGCACACAGCAAGTCCCTAAAACACAGCCACACCTGTGCTAATCAATGTAAATTTGTTGGCCATACCAGCCACATGCTACCTCCAGTGATGTCTTACCCTCGTTATTTCCTCCTTCTGGTAATTTAGCTAACCGTCTGGTCACATAACCTCATAACCTCATTTCTGACCTTTAAGTTCAGAAAGTGGTGATTTATGTAAGCAAACCCAGGCTGGAGATACTCTACAGCTTCTTATTGGAAttctctgttccaccttaaaaagtgtagagctgttttaaggtggaatttcagCTGTGAGATAAGggcacagagacatttaaaaatCAGCTATGAAATTAAAAACACCACTGGCTTCATGATCTGATTTTGTCTGCACAGCTAACCAGTGCTAGCATTTTAACTAGCTGGGGGTGTTTGCATTGGCATTTTGATGCCACTGCCAATCATTCTGCGATCTGACACATGAGCATTTAACTATGgttaaactgcatttaaatagaaatatatgtAGAATATTATTAGTAAATGCTAACTTTGTGGCATAAATGttgtattaaataaaaattttGATATTTAAGACCAGTAGACAGGGGCTTTAAAGGTTGTGTACCAGTTAACCTAAGgtttggtttttcttttttacattatactgTACAGCCAAACCAGTGTATTGCAGCTCAGTTTATTCATTTCAACTAAACCAGATTTATACGTTTAATAAATTGATGCCAGAGAAGCATCCACTACTTGTTCCAAGCATAACATCATGCTAGGACTTTGCAACAGATGACATGTTTTCCTCATGCTGGCAGTGGAGTCTCATTCATTCGGGCGAGGGGAGtaacttttcttcttttctgatCTTCAGAAAGTAGGTCTAAAGCTCCCTCGCCCCCTCATCAGTCTGGCCTCGTCTGCAGTCTCCTGTGCACACAGGGAACAGAGGaccctctcacacacatccacacacactcatgcctCCTTTCTCTTCACACACAAAGCTGCAGACACCCATAAGCAGCACAGTATACACTGCTctactgcatacacacactcctactcATTACCAGCAGTCATctgcagacacacagacacccaGGACACCACTTCAGACACTCAAGCACACGGGCTAGTGAGCTGCAGTCTAATGGCTCAAATAAGGCCTTTTTGATATTTATGCATGTGTTCCTTTCATCTCAAGGTCACTGAGTGTGTATCTCTTTTATTCAGGAGACATTTTGACCCACGTATATTAAACGCTAATGCAGCGAGGTCATCAGTATTCCATCATGTATAGCCCACAAAACCCTCTCATTCAGAGCTGCTAAATGTTTTCTATCCGAGATAAGAATGGGATCCTTTGAGTCCAGCCTATTTTCAATGTCACAGTAATGATTTTGCAATGATATCCCAGCTGTGTGGATGAATATGCTATCAGGCTTGCATAAGCCTCCATTTTGGCAAGGCTTTTCCATGATGTGTCTGGATGGCAGATGTTAATTCTGGTGCTCAAAGGGATTCTGTTTACATTGTGGTGCTGAGAAATCACCAAGTGTATGGGGTTTGAAAAGGGGGCAGGTAGAGAGTTAGTATCGAGACTCTTCATATTAAGGCttatattaacactgttctTACAATGTTCCGAAAAGAAACTGCTAATCGACAgcctatacatacattgattgcCACAGGCTAACGAAAAGAACCTACATAGTTGTAGTAGGTTTAGCCACTGAAAATGTGTCTCTGCTGCCCTCTGGTGTTGAACAGCAGAAACATGCTCCATGCATGTCCTCATGATGAAACTGAATGAAGATGTATATTCtattttctctcccttttctccgACTTTCTTCTACAAAGCGTATTACCTGCCATATGCTCTAGAGTCGTTTTACCCAGAGCAAATGATGACTGTTAGCCTCAAAGAAGATTACAACACTCTCTAGCTACATTTAATGGTCGATTTTCAGTTTCTCTGGATGTCTGGAAACCGCAAgaagaaaatgaacagaaattgGCAGAAAACAACATTTGCAAACAGATTTTCTGTGTTAGCCTTTTTCACAGAACAAAATAACATCATGTTAAGCATTAGCAAGTGAAAACAAT comes from the Salminus brasiliensis chromosome 23, fSalBra1.hap2, whole genome shotgun sequence genome and includes:
- the lingo3b gene encoding leucine-rich repeat and immunoglobulin-like domain-containing nogo receptor-interacting protein 3, which codes for MAAAQGLGWLGLSLALLALSVVCQSCPPRCECVAQLRSVSCQRKRLSGVPEGIPTETRLLDLSRNRLRWMAPGDLAPYPRLEEVDLSENLISTLEPNAFASLQALRTLRLRGNQLKLVPMGAFARLSNLTTLDLSENKIVILLDYTFQDLRSLKHLEVGDNDLVYISHKAFSGLVGLEDLTIERCNLTSISGQTLSYLRNLVTLRLRHLSISALEDQNFRKLSALRGLEIDNWPYLEYISPLSFQGLNLSWLSITYTNITAVPSASFRNLAYLTSLNLSYNPISVLEPWAFKDLIRLKELYMVSTNLQTVEPHALGGLRQIRVLNLSNNELITLEERSFHSVNSLETLRVDGNPLSCDCRLLWILQRRRTLNFDGNMPVCAGPPEVQGNMLSSFTDSALFDYFTCQKPKIRNRKLQQVTAREGQLVSFLCRAEGEPAPAIIWISPQRRRITSKSSGRITVLPGGTLEIRYAQVTDSGTYICIASNAGGNDTYFATLTVKGQPLDSTLFANRSLYAVDFNDTGLNSTRVFLKFTLDLTTILVSTAMGCITFLGVVLFCFLLLFVWSRGRGQRKNNFTVEYSFRKTEGPTTSGTSGGTRKFNMKMI